CCTTCTGATCTTCGCCGGATCTTTATCAATAATAACTACATCGTGCTCCTCTTCAGATAGCTTCTTAGCTATGTGGTATCCTACCTCTCCAGCACCAATGATGATTATACGCAAGCAAAAACCCCCTTACTAGCATTAAATGCAGCTCTTGCAACAAGGATATTTCAATGTCAAGCCTCTTTAGTAATCAAAAATTACGCCTTTTTCTCCTTGACATACAAATCCCATTTAACATACAAGGAGCGGCCGTATGGGAAAAATTATCCACACTATATTTCTCCTTTTGTTGATTACACCCAGCCCATTAGGCGCTGCGGCAAACCCAGAGAGTATCGGGAAGGCTCTCCCTTTATGGTCCGTTCTTCCATTCGTGGGTATCCTTCTCTCCATCGCCCTTTTCCCCCTATTGAAACCAGAATTCTGGCATCACCATTACGGAAAAGTAGCAGCTTTCTGGGCTCTAATATTCGCCTTACCTTTTCTTTACTTTTTCAGAGAAACAGCATTTCATGAAATTATACACATACTTCTCATAGATTACATACCGTTTATCATACTTCTGTGGGGACTATTTACCATTGCGGGCGGCATCGTATTATCAGGCACTATAAGAGGAACTCCTACAATCAACACCATACTACTTCTCATAGGCACCTTTCTGGCCTCATGGGTAGGCACAACCGGAGCCTCAATGGTCATGATCAGACCTGTTCTCAGGGCTAATCGCTACCGTGTAAAAAAAGCCCATATTGTATGTTTCTTTATCATTCTCGTTTCCAATATAGGTGGTTCCCTCACTCCACTGGGTGATCCCCCTCTTTTCCTGGGTTTCTTACATAACGTGCCATTCTTCTGGGTAACAACTAACATACTCCCCCATTTTGCCTTTACCTCTCTAATAATTCTTACCATCTTCCATCTTCTGGATATGTGGATGTACAGAAAGGAACACACTGCAAGAATGGAAATGCAAACCAAAGGTGAACCCTTGCGCATCCAAGGAACTTACAATTTCCTGTTCCTCGGTGGTGTTGTGGGAGTAATACTTCTTAGTGGGTACTGGAAAGCAGGCCATATTAACGTACTGGGTGTGGAAATGGAAATTCAGAACATCGTTCGCGATGTGGTAATTATCATATTGGGATTACTATCTCTCCTTTTGACCCCAAAAGAACTACGTGCGGCAAACGATTTTTCATGGGGACCTATACTGGAGGTGGCCAAGTTATTCGCTGGCATCTTCATCACTATAGTTCCCGCACTGGCTATACTACGGGCAGGCACTGAAGGAGCTCTGAGAGACCTGATAACGCTTATACAAAATCCGGCGCATTACTTTTGGGCAACAGGTATTCTTTCATCCTTCTTGGATAATGCTCCTACATATCTTACCTTCTTCAACATGGCTCTGGGCAAACTACAACTAACGGAAGCCATGGTTCCCGCTGCCTTAAAGGTTGGGGTAGAAACAACAAATCTCCAGTTCATTCATTATCTTGAGGCCATATCCGCAGGTGCTGTATTCATGGGTGCAAACACGTACATAGGAAACGCTCCAAATTTCATGGTAAAAGCCATAGCTGAAGAGGCGGGTGTAAATATGCCTTCTTTTTTCGGTTACATGTTTAAATACTCAATCCCCATACTGATACCCACATTCGTGGCGGTATCTTTGATCTTTTTCTGAATGGAGTAGCAAAGATGTACAAAACTTACACTAAGGTTCTAATTTCTGGGAATAAAGATTACGTAAGAGGCTTCTTAGAAGGGTTCTTAGCGGGGAGAAACTTAAAAAGCGATATATTTTTCGGGGAAGATTTAAACCTGTCCGTTCAAGAAACAAAAAGCATAATAGCTCACTTAGTAGATCTTGAAGAAGAACGTTCCTTCGTAGTTATGGAGGCTCTTGCTTTTGGGATTGTGGAAGAGGAGATCGACAAAGGTCACATCAAGCCCGCCTTTGAAATAATAAAAACGGAACCATTTAAGGAAGCGCAATTTGATTTTTCCA
The Syntrophales bacterium genome window above contains:
- a CDS encoding sodium:proton antiporter translates to MGKIIHTIFLLLLITPSPLGAAANPESIGKALPLWSVLPFVGILLSIALFPLLKPEFWHHHYGKVAAFWALIFALPFLYFFRETAFHEIIHILLIDYIPFIILLWGLFTIAGGIVLSGTIRGTPTINTILLLIGTFLASWVGTTGASMVMIRPVLRANRYRVKKAHIVCFFIILVSNIGGSLTPLGDPPLFLGFLHNVPFFWVTTNILPHFAFTSLIILTIFHLLDMWMYRKEHTARMEMQTKGEPLRIQGTYNFLFLGGVVGVILLSGYWKAGHINVLGVEMEIQNIVRDVVIIILGLLSLLLTPKELRAANDFSWGPILEVAKLFAGIFITIVPALAILRAGTEGALRDLITLIQNPAHYFWATGILSSFLDNAPTYLTFFNMALGKLQLTEAMVPAALKVGVETTNLQFIHYLEAISAGAVFMGANTYIGNAPNFMVKAIAEEAGVNMPSFFGYMFKYSIPILIPTFVAVSLIFF